Proteins found in one Phoenicibacter congonensis genomic segment:
- a CDS encoding ABC transporter ATP-binding protein/permease: MLQVKNISKSYVTTGFTQVALDDVSISFRDNEFAAILGPSGSGKTTLLNIIGGLDRYDSGDLIIDGISTKDYKASDWDTFRNNRIGFVFQSYNLIGHQTVLKNVELALTLSGVDKEERQRRATEVLERVGLKDHIYKKPNQLSGGQMQRVAIARALINDPEILLADEPTGALDSQTSVEVMDLLQEIANDRLVIMVTHNPELAEKYANRIVTLRDGKIQGDTNAYEPTKEDIDGVVGKKARKASMSFLTALELSFNNLMSKKGRTIMTAFAGSIGIIGIAAILSLSNGVNRYIHDVEEDTLTSYPISISKSGFDLSSLVTVGTDFVGNGSGSVSYSDGDVMNTVVGETEVVNNMVSKMSNNDLTSLKSYIESDEGKSVRDNSSYIKYDYNIQPIIYVKGPEDSDYRQANPDDSLSALGMGSSSYTNSTMSSMMTTNVFQPLIDQSLVEDSYDLKAGHWPTNKNECVLVLSESGNLLDYTLYQLGFRDYQEYKDMVQSVIEEKDAKVEKDENTHTYRDLMNSEMKVVVGADRYQKDSSYDVWVDKSGDKEYIDNLINTKSETLKISGIVQVKEGSKSVVLTPGVIYYTNDLILDTIDKASKTQIVKEQLADKNIDVFSGKDFSDTDKTSGFDTSELITVDEGAIQAAFKFDPTSLNLSLQSISTNFSASDIGAALPAIDEKEIQQILGGSVEISAVQGAISTYSVKLLNGYSAWVGSGHSGTVEDYIQTPEAQGYYAECMGEIAQSMGSSTQKVSEALSSYMNQYMNQAMNAVSAAISRSMQSSMSQIQNVLANNIANSISIDQDAFANAFKFNMTPEEMQGAILALISGGTDSAESNLQQLGYADLNTPTSIDIYAKDFDTKQAVKDNLDDYSKQMRDSGYDDKAVSYTDIVGVMMSGVRTIINVISYLLIAFVSISLIVSSIMIGIITYVSVLERTKEIGILRSIGASRKNISQVFNAETILEGLIAGVMGIVVTALLCIPASAIVKALTGVPNIASLPFSAAIILICISVFLTFIAGLIPAASASRKDPVIALRTE; this comes from the coding sequence ATGCTTCAAGTTAAAAACATATCTAAATCCTACGTCACAACCGGTTTTACTCAGGTCGCTCTTGATGATGTGTCAATCTCTTTTCGTGACAACGAATTTGCTGCTATTTTAGGCCCAAGCGGTTCTGGAAAAACAACTCTTTTAAACATAATTGGTGGCCTCGACAGATATGATTCGGGTGACCTAATAATCGATGGTATTTCAACCAAAGACTACAAAGCTTCTGATTGGGACACGTTTAGAAACAACCGCATTGGTTTTGTTTTTCAATCCTACAACCTCATTGGTCACCAGACTGTTTTGAAAAATGTCGAATTAGCACTCACCTTGTCAGGTGTTGACAAAGAAGAGCGTCAGCGTCGCGCGACTGAAGTGCTTGAACGTGTTGGGCTAAAAGATCACATCTACAAAAAGCCAAATCAATTGTCGGGTGGACAAATGCAGCGTGTTGCAATAGCGCGTGCTCTCATTAACGATCCTGAGATTCTTTTGGCCGACGAGCCAACTGGCGCTCTTGATTCTCAAACTAGCGTCGAGGTTATGGACCTTCTTCAAGAAATTGCAAATGATCGACTTGTCATTATGGTCACACACAACCCCGAGCTTGCAGAAAAATATGCAAACCGCATTGTGACTTTGCGAGATGGAAAAATCCAGGGCGACACAAATGCCTATGAGCCAACCAAGGAAGATATCGATGGCGTGGTTGGGAAAAAGGCGCGAAAAGCTTCAATGAGTTTTCTTACTGCTCTTGAGCTCAGTTTTAACAACTTGATGAGCAAAAAAGGCAGAACAATAATGACAGCTTTTGCGGGAAGCATTGGCATTATCGGCATCGCCGCCATTCTTTCACTCTCAAATGGAGTTAATCGATATATTCATGATGTTGAGGAAGACACCCTCACATCATATCCAATATCAATTTCCAAATCAGGATTTGATTTATCTTCTTTGGTTACAGTAGGAACTGATTTTGTTGGCAACGGGTCGGGAAGTGTGAGTTATTCTGATGGCGATGTTATGAACACTGTTGTGGGAGAGACTGAAGTTGTAAACAACATGGTCTCAAAGATGAGCAACAACGACTTGACATCGCTTAAATCCTACATCGAAAGCGACGAGGGCAAGTCGGTTCGCGACAATTCTTCCTACATCAAATATGACTATAACATTCAGCCAATAATCTATGTGAAGGGTCCTGAGGACTCCGACTACAGGCAGGCTAACCCTGACGATTCACTTTCAGCTTTGGGCATGGGTTCTAGTTCCTACACTAATTCAACCATGAGTTCAATGATGACCACAAATGTGTTTCAGCCATTGATTGACCAATCGCTAGTCGAAGACTCCTATGATTTGAAGGCAGGGCACTGGCCAACTAACAAAAATGAATGCGTTCTTGTTCTTTCAGAGAGTGGAAATCTTCTCGACTACACACTCTACCAACTAGGGTTTAGAGATTATCAAGAATACAAAGACATGGTTCAGTCGGTTATTGAGGAAAAAGATGCGAAGGTAGAAAAAGACGAGAACACCCACACCTATCGCGACCTCATGAACAGCGAGATGAAAGTCGTGGTTGGCGCCGACAGATATCAGAAAGATTCTAGCTATGATGTGTGGGTCGACAAATCAGGTGACAAAGAATACATCGACAACTTGATTAACACAAAGTCAGAGACTCTGAAGATTTCTGGTATTGTCCAGGTAAAAGAAGGTTCCAAATCGGTAGTTTTAACGCCTGGAGTCATTTATTACACCAATGATCTCATTTTAGACACCATTGATAAAGCTAGCAAAACTCAGATTGTAAAAGAACAGCTTGCCGATAAAAATATTGATGTCTTTTCGGGAAAGGATTTCTCCGACACCGACAAAACTTCTGGATTTGACACTTCTGAATTGATTACTGTCGATGAAGGCGCAATTCAGGCGGCGTTTAAATTTGACCCAACATCTCTAAATTTAAGCCTTCAAAGCATTAGCACTAACTTTTCTGCTAGTGACATTGGAGCCGCTCTTCCTGCAATAGACGAAAAGGAAATTCAGCAAATTCTTGGCGGTTCGGTTGAAATTTCTGCAGTTCAAGGCGCCATTAGCACCTATTCAGTGAAGCTGTTGAACGGCTACTCGGCATGGGTCGGCTCTGGTCATTCGGGAACTGTCGAAGATTATATCCAGACTCCTGAAGCTCAGGGCTATTATGCTGAATGCATGGGGGAGATTGCGCAGTCGATGGGTTCTTCAACACAGAAAGTGTCTGAGGCATTGTCTTCATATATGAATCAATATATGAATCAGGCGATGAATGCAGTTTCGGCCGCAATCAGCAGGAGCATGCAGTCGTCAATGTCACAAATTCAAAACGTGTTGGCAAACAACATTGCTAATTCAATTTCGATAGATCAAGATGCGTTCGCAAATGCATTTAAATTCAACATGACCCCAGAGGAAATGCAAGGCGCAATTTTGGCGCTAATTAGTGGAGGCACCGATTCTGCAGAGTCTAATTTGCAACAACTTGGATATGCCGACCTAAACACACCAACGTCTATTGACATTTATGCAAAAGATTTTGACACCAAACAAGCGGTTAAAGACAACTTGGATGATTATTCAAAACAGATGAGAGACAGTGGGTATGATGACAAAGCTGTGTCCTACACCGACATTGTTGGTGTAATGATGTCAGGTGTGCGCACAATCATCAATGTTATTAGCTATTTGCTCATAGCATTCGTTTCGATTTCTCTCATCGTGTCATCAATTATGATTGGCATTATCACCTATGTCTCGGTTCTTGAAAGAACTAAAGAGATTGGAATTTTGCGCTCAATTGGTGCAAGCCGCAAAAACATTTCTCAAGTGTTTAACGCCGAAACTATCCTTGAAGGTTTGATAGCAGGCGTAATGGGAATTGTTGTGACAGCTCTGTTGTGCATCCCGGCTTCTGCTATTGTAAAAGCCCTCACGGGTGTGCCTAACATCGCGTCACTGCCTTTCTCAGCAGCGATAATCCTCATTTGCATTAGCGTGTTCTTAACTTTTATTGCAGGTCTCATTCCTGCCGCTTCAGCTTCGAGAAAAGACCCTGTAATAGCACTTCGTACCGAGTAG